In Taeniopygia guttata chromosome Z, bTaeGut7.mat, whole genome shotgun sequence, the sequence ATGCAACAGGCAGTAATCTTGACATCTCAATgttacagaaccacagaattgttAGGACTGGAAGGGAGACCACCCAGTGCAACCCCCctgcagggtcacctggagcaggtgacagagGAACACATCTAGGGTTTGGGATTTAGCCAGAGAGGGAAATTCAACgctttccctgggcagcagtttcagtgctctgccactctcaaaggaaagaagttctccctcatgttcaggtggaacttcttctgttttaatttatggccattgctccttgtcctgtcaccaaACTGGCTGCACCACCTTCCTGGGACTCATCTTGGAGATATTCATATGCAGTAgtgagatcccctctcagtctcCTCTGGGCGAAACAGGACCAACCCCCACACCTTTCCTGataagagatgctccagacctcCCATCTCAGTGGTCTCTGCTGGACCCGCTCTATTAGCTGCCTGTCTCCGTGCTGGGAAGCCCAGAGCTAGACACAGcaccccagctgtgcctcaccggggccgggcagaggggcaggatcccctCCCTGACCGCTGCCAGCGCCCTCCCCGCAGGctgcccccgggccgggccgtgccgcgcACCCGCCTCGTCCCCGCTCTGGAACCGCTCCAGGGCCAGCTGCACCGCCATTTCCACCTCCTCGTCCACGCCGGCCTCCCTGAGGGGCTCGGCCCGGGCGCGCACCGCGGCGGCGGCAGCCCCgtcccccgcagccccgccgggctgCCGCCGCGGGACCCGCCTGTGTCGCGACATGTCCCCGACACGGCCCCACACGGCCCCACACGGCCCCACACGGCCCCGACACCGACGCGGATCGGGGACCGCAGCTGCTCGGCCCGAGGGGCGACGctggggcggggcggggctcgCCCACAGCCGAGCTGGCCCGAACGGAAGGAAATTGGCGCTTTTCCCGCCGGTCCGGGGGCACAGCTGCCCAAGGCCCGAGCTGCGTGTGTGGCTGCCAGCAAAACGTGGCACTGGTACCTGTCCCGTCATAAATTACGTGCTTTCATGGCATGGTATTAAACGTAGCTGTGGCGGGGGTCATCTCGGCCCTCAGCCTCCTCACTCTGAAAAGTGTTACTtgccctgcttttcctgctgtcctttgACTCCACACTGAAGACACGAGGTAGAAATTTAACCAAATCCACTTGGGCCTGACACAGGCCTCGCTATTGAAGGCTGCTGCTTCGGAAACATCATTAGGTCAGAAGGAGAGTACTTGGAAGAAGAACAAACTACTCCTCAGTTGAAATGggcaattaaataaatagaaaataaacactCACTGTCTGATGTAGCTGGCTGAAAAATAGTTCTTAAGTGACCTCTACCAAAGCTCTTACAAAGCTAACTTCAGCATAATTCTGCACTGAGAGATCACACTGCAGCGGAACAATTGATCTGTTCTAAggttactttaatttttttttttttgagtttttcagTTCAGGTATCTGACTATCTTCAATCAAAGTACATAATGCTAGTTCTTCATAGCTGTTCCTTGTGACATTCAGTACTGCCACCTCAAAGCACATCACAGTTATGGAAGATTAAACACTTCAGCTGAATAAGATGAGCATTCCTCTTATCATCCTTGGTATCAACAGTGAAAAATGAGAGTTCATAACTAATTTGAAAGAGTTACATCAGAAATCTTTAATTATGAACCCAGATCTCTTAACAGTTTCTGCCTCTTAACAGCATCAGCTTGCCTTCCTACAGACAAAAAGCCCCATGATTCTGAAAAAAGATTCCTCGGCTCAATTCTGCTCTCAGTTTGCAATCCTGTAAATACAGCAGTGCACAGAGATAACTGTTGGGTTAAGGCTCATCTCTACGGCTAAATGGTGTGAAGCCTGAGTGCATCCTGCATAACAAATTCCTCAATACATGCCCTTctcttttcactgcttttttgaCTCTCCAATGCTATTAGAAGGGTGAAAAAATAGGAGAGTGTGGTCAGGCAtgcactgcctgctgcagccctgctaaATACTGACTTGCAGTCTGCACTCAGCATATGAATGAGCAAAGAATTGTGCTTACCCAAGCTCTTAGAAATGGAGATTTTACTCTTTATACGTattctcttaataaaaattactaGCTGTGGATTTTCGTATTAGAAATAACAACCtgtaagtatttaaaaattctgctttcatgaTTGGCCTCAGAAATACCTTCTGGCTAAGGTTTACTCAAAACAAATAACCCCTGgaataagaattattttcttgtattaacATATGTCAAATGCCCATGTATTTTTTATAAGAAGAATTAAGAGGCAGCACAGTTTTATGCAAAAATACATCTGCATGTTTAAATACAATCAGGTATTCTTATTTTACCTTTCCTAGAGTCACTTTTGCTGACTTCTTTTCAGTTTGCAGAACATTTTGTCTCTTGTAAACACTCTTATGTTCCACAAAAGATGCCAGttctaagagaaaaagaacTGCAAAAGAAGTTGGTGAAACAGTATTATCTATTATGCACTGTGTTAGACTGTGTCAGGTTTGACTGCAAAATAATTAgtctttctggtttttgtttgtttgggatttttaaaatattgtaagtGTTGTAGACTTACTAGCTGTTGAAATATGATGCAAGGATCACTGGTAAGTCAATTCTTCAAGATCAAGTTAATGAAAGAGCACaagatttatttctcttttcagttccttgattatttaaaaaaaaaacccaaaaaacaaaaaaacaaaaacaaacaaagaaaccacaaaaaaaaaaaaaaaaaacaaatcaaaacaaagaaacaacaacaacaaaaaaaaaaacaaaccccaaacaacccagAAAAAAGGAATTCCAGTATGTAGGGGTTTAAGCATTACAGTAAATTTGTAACCAGACAGCTGTTCACTGCTGTGATCATTAATGATCCCATGAAATAAGTTATGCATTTATACACATTTAGAGAAGTAAGACTGATGTCAAATTATATTGAGAGATATTTGTTTAATAAATTAACTGCAGTGAAAATGGGCATTTCTTGCTTTACTGCACACTACTGGATGCACTTCTACATTGATAGTTCCTCAGACTTTTGGCTGCTGATCCGGGTGATTGCCTCTGCCCCCTTTCTGTAACCTCTCCTATCATCCATTGACGCATCATTTcttacttttctgtcttttccactTCCACTTCCCttacttcagttttatttctttttgagacatgaaagaaaaagctttttgatCAGTTCTGTCTTTGTAAAACAATCTCTCTCAGGTCCTCACTTGCCATGGTCCAGAACTTGGGCTTTgtctctacaaatccatttcccacatcaCTGTTGAACTGAACTGAACTGCAGCCCTTCAATGCCCTCAAGGCATCCATAGAGTTCAGCAATGAATCCAGAATGAAGGCTGGGAAGAGCATGATTCCAACAGAGTCAGATATGCCCCAGTTCTTCCCACAGCTTTCTCCACTACTCCTCACTCCTAAATTGAGAAACTCTAGTTTCCAGCGTGAGTAAATGACAGAACAGAGGAAGGAGAGTGGAATGATCCTGTGCTAAGAGATCTTTCTGGGTCTACAACATATTATAAAGGCAGCATGAAAAGTGCAGGGATCCCATGTCTTGTGAGCTTAGGAGTAGACTGAAGGCAGAAGGATTTCATATCTGTGATTCATGTGCTTGTGTCTTTGCTGAAATGGGAACTGATGTGCTCCCTAGGGAGATAAATTTATCCAGAATGTCATTTCCTATTAGAATACTTTGgtgttctgaaatattttgatgaaaataaaacctatGTTGCAGAAATTTCTGGAGGACAGAACATGTTTAACTATCACAGTCATCAGCAGAAAAAGGTTTTGAGGTTACTTAATAGTCACAGTCTACAAAAAGACCATTTGTATTTACATGTGTCCCCACTTCTTTTGACCAAAGTAGTATTTTGTTAAAAGAGATATAGCTTCAAATAACATACATTGACAAAAAAATAGTGGgaatattcaatatttttgtttacataTCTATACAAGAAATGAGGAAGTGAACTTCTAACTGTCTGTATCCAAAATGTGGATCCTTATGTAAGATCCAGGAGTAGAAACCTGCTTGAGTAGGAGAGCAGTTTAGGATCTTTTTGGAAAAAGGGGCAAACCTGTTCTCATTTCTATtaatcaccatcatcatcacaaAAAAGTACACTTTTCAGAACAGTTTTACAAGGTGGTTGAGCATttataaagatgaaaaatgagTAGGAAGCTTCTCAAAAGAGGCACTGATATTCTAccttaaaattaatattctctttaaagtatttttaatccTAGATAAAATATCTCAATTTTGCAGATCACTCTTGGGAGCAGGACGAGAAACATCAAAAAAATCAgcctcaccaaaaaaaaaaaccattttcttttgaatataCTGTTTTAAGAACTTTCAAACAGCTCTACTTTGTAAGAATTCCAAAGTAAAGTTTGCACAAGACTTATATTTTTAGATGGAGCTTGAAATCATAGATCTGTGATGAGAAGAgtgtagtagatagggacaggcgaacggaagatcccgggatgtgacggaaagaaagacccttcccccttcaccCTGCAACACATTATCTACCacccccagaacatgtaaccacacctaacccagtagttttccactcctgactaaccctagagaccctacgaaccccctctgacgtagcaaagtcccccaagactatttaaacccatgagataagataataaacgctttcgaccatccaccacattggtgtttGCGcgtgtcgttagcccgagtagcccggacgaggccgggctgccgtgctgcctccttgcaaccaggtcgccgttgcctcccctgaaggcaacactGTGTACAGAATTTTCTAAACCAAGATTGCCTGGAAATTAATGGCAACTGGTGGATAATTTGTCTTCATGTATTGTGTATATGCTTGAGTCTGTATCTGATTGAGCCTTATCTGCTGTTGAAGTTTGCCATATATGACAAGAAATTCAGCAATCTGAACAGGGTTATATGTAGAAATCATACCTTGTCCTGAAAGAGAATTACAGTAGGAGACACAGAAAAGCTATTCTCACttcctcagcagtgctgagagaaGGAGAGGAGCTGAAAATAAATTGGGGTATAAACCAGACAAAAGACATCCTATCTGGAGGTTGTTACAGGTGTCTCCTCATCTTTCAGCAACCAGGCTGAAATGGACAACTTCATCCTGATGCTTCCTTTCACGGTTAAGGGTGAGGGGAGACTAAAGGACTGGGTAATCAGTTAGGAGGGGTAACACACTATGCATTGAGTTAAAATCCATTTAAACCTCTACACCTCACCCAATTTTTACAGCTTTGCACAGCACACCTGCTTTTTGCTGCCTCAAGGTGACGCCTAATCACCCTTACTGATTTTCAAGGGATGCATGCACTTCCCTTCCCTAGGGTGTTGGCTCCTGAGATAAGTGTCTCAAAAAGTGGGGTGGGATGCCAAATTTCTCCACTGATTGCTGAAGGGGGCTGGATTTCTGCCATCTAGGTGGGAAGACAAAATGCATCCCTTTGTCTGAATATCTCCCCTATGGCAGACATGTCTGCTTAGCTCTGCAAGTGAAGAATGACTCTTTTCCTGCCCTAGAACAACATCTAACCCAGCACAAGAGCAAATACAATCGAGGATAAGGCAGCATAGAAGTTGAGAAGAACACTAGAAATGAGCATATAATTGTGCCTGAGTAGGTAAAACCAATTACCTTTCTCATTCCTTTCTTGTAGAGGAATTTCCCCAGCTTTTTACAGAGCAGTGAGAGCATCTTACCAACACGGTGCAGAAAAACAATATTCAGAGGGATTCCAAATAGAGCAAAAACTCACAAAAGATCTGTCCCCCAGCAGTTTTAGGATGTAATGTGCCATAGCCTGTAAAAAAAAGATGGGTCAGAGGAGATACTCCAAAGAACTGCAGCAATTCACAGTCATATTCACCCTTACTCCAATCCAGCCTGCCTTTGACTCTAAAAGGTGTGGCTAGTGTTTCTCAGACCAAATGCAcgattttttcctctgaaaaaggCAGTAAGCAGATAAAGTGGCTCTGTGTGTTCCCAGCACAGTCTTAGCGGGAACAAAAACACAATCAAGAAGTAATTATGGGAAACATGCTCTGTCCTGTGACAAATACATGGAAAGTCAGAAAATAGAAGTCAGAGGATCTGGAAGACATCAGAGCTGGAGTCCCAGGCTGTCAGGATCACATGCAGCCATCTCCAGCTTCCTGTTGATCTGCCTGTGTGTTAGTGACCTCCCTGGCTACATCCCAGCGAGTTGCTATGTCCAGATACTGACTCCAGTCCCAAGGCAGTGCAGTGTGCATTAGAATAGATGGTGCTAATTAGTCCAGACCTTGCCGGTGGCTGATTTATTCATACCAGAGAGACATTTGCCTTAAGGTCCTACTAAGTAGTGGAACAACCCCAAACATGTCCCTTAGTCTCAAGACTCTTGGACCCCATGAGGTCCATTCCTGAGTGCAAGAATACTGAACTTTGTGTATGTCCTTATGCTATCAGTGACGCTGGGAAACTGCATTTCCCATGCACAGCTCATGTCAAGGCATCCATGCCTTGGAAAATGCAATGTTTTCTTTGggggaaaagacaaaacaacTGAGTGATTTTTGGGCTACTAGATTCCCAAATGCATGAGCTGTCTTGTGTTCCCTGTTGCAGAAATATTCCAATTTCAACGATTATTCCACTTTCAACGATTATTCCACTTTAAATGATGAGGGTCAGAACCCTCCCCTTCCACAGGAGATCTCCCTGCGGGCTCAGGCAGCACTTACACAGCTCCCATGatgctggggcactgctggggccttTGGGGCATGTGACACTCACAGATCAGATGTGCTTAGGGTCTGGTCTGGGAGGAGTGAGGCCTCAGCACCACTCTGTAAAAACACAGATTTGACTTCCACTGTGACTGTGAAGCAGGTGCCAACAGTATGGGTTTTATCCCTAAGTCTGGCAGGCCTGCACTTTTTGGGATGTGCATTTGAAAGAAAGGACGAAGCCTGTAGGGGTAGGCAGGCCCTGTAAAGATCAGAACAGCTTGAAGCAGCAGCGTAAAATTCTGAGGATTTGCCTTTACcccttcccattttttttcctcctggcacaTTACTAATTGTATATGTGAATTAACAGCCCAAAACAGGTTATGGAAATAGTGCCCAGGCCCCAGCAGGATTCACTTCTTTCCTTTCAATGTTAATGTTTTACAGCACTCTCAGATTTAAAGCCTGGAATAAACCAGGAAAGTGAAGTTTATCTCCCACCCACAAATATCAGCAGAGTGAAAATTATAACAGATGATTTGAAAAAAGAACAAGCGGGAAATAATATGAAAGGCCACTGATATCTGACAAGCCAAAATAAAGCATCAAGAGATGTGCAGTGGGAAGGTCTTAGGACTAAGACTAAGCCACCCATGACAACAAAGAGCTGGAGTTTTTATCCTGGAAAGTATTATCCATTCGTTTCTTAATAACCAGACATAATAAGCATCACtgacacacaggcacacacaaatGGAAAGCATTAGACCTACCTATTGTGGAGACAACGGTGCCTGCAAAGAAGGAGTTGCTAAAATCCCAGTTGCTTTCTTCAAACTGTGACTCGTTTCCAACAGGGTAAACTCCATTCTGAATGGCTTCAATCAGGTTctgggagaaaaagcaaagtttgGTATCATCCTGATGCTTTTCTGAAGTGCTTGCTGCAAAAATATTACAGGTTTAGCCaactgctgctcctctcctgcgAGTACCACTCGCCTCACTTCAGAGATTGTCTGACACTATTCACACCTTCACCTCCAAGCCTGGAAAACCATTATCCAGTGGTTTCAAGTGTTCAACTTCTGCCCTATTTGTGCTGACTCTTCTAGTGGGTGTTTGGAGAGAAATTGTTTCTTTCAGTGTGACCAAGGACCTCGTTTCTTTCACATCAAGTAGATTGGAAAATCGCCATCCTGTGTGTGACCAGGATATGGCAGAGCACTGATTTAAGAGATGGGGGTGGCTGGTTTTTTGATTTGGATTTGCAGCTGAGATGGCAGTGGTGGAGCCAATATTTGATCACCCACCTGTATGAGCAGTGGCTCTGATCCCTCCCAGTGAGTTCTGATCCCTCCCCACATCAGTGAGTTGTACCAGGGTACACATGAGATAAACcgaaaatttaatttcaagtcTGTATTTTGACTCATGTCACAGAATTAATGCATGAATACACATAGATAAATTTGCACATTTACACAGATGTTTGCAAAATTGCCTTTGAGAGGAGGTTAGAGGGGAACATCTGTAGGGATGGTTTCAGTTGAGTTGAGGCTGCCCTGCTACACAAGGATTGACTAAATATTTCTTCCACACCTCTCCAGTGCTATCATTTATCACTTTAGGAAATTTCAGACTCTTCCTTGGTTTTAATTCTAAGTGCTGTTactttttttaaccctttttttttttctttttttaagttaaaaggaaatttaaaaagcaaacaatatCCAGTTGTCCCTGTATTTAGCAAAGAGAGAACATTGGACTGGACATCTGGAAgctcttattttttatttctttccttcttgaaaagctctctttttttttttttttttttaccttctttcCTACCCATAAAAAACAAGGTGAAGAGGATGCATGCATGGGTGAAACAGGGGCTGAATTGCTGGTTCTGCTATTAGAAACACCAGTTCTTCCCCTcatttctttattctgtgaaGTGGACCATTAAGAGCTCTGCTAGTTTTCCGTGTGCAAATGCTTCCAGCAAGGCTTTAACTCCTCATTTTCTCCTGCATTATAGCAGATAGAACTCTAAAATACCCAAGTTGAAGAGACAGCCATATTCGTCTTCATCTTCCTGTGCCATgaccagaaatattttcccctGGCCAGGCTACTTGTTCCACTTCTGCAGCATCCTCAAAAACTAAACTCTGATCATGCCACCCTCCTTGTAGTTATTTAgagctgtttgggtttttatttcccCCATCCAGACATTTCCTTATTGTTCCTTTGTGCTATCTGTGATGCTGTTCCAAGTGGCAGCCACACCTATTCATTTCAGACAGCCTCATTTTTCTTGCCATGCCACATATTGTGTAAGAGCACAGCCCCACTAAAAGAATCAACAGGaggcaaaacccaaaaaaccccaaggatATTGTGAGATGGGGATTTTTAATATCAAGCATACACAAGGTTTCGTCTGGCTGCATAAGTTGTATTTGCCATCAgagtgagctgcctgctcacacCACAGAGGGGTTTGCTGGAAGCCTCCAAGTGACCACaatcagaaggaaaacagtAAGAGTTACCTGTGCAGTGAGGACAAGTAGGGAACAACATCTGATGGGGAAACAGGAGGGAGAAAGGACTTCCACTCACCTTCATGAACTGCTCCATTTCCACCACCGTGAGCTGGGTGAAGTTCTGCAGAAAAGCCTCCTTCATCTGCGCAGCTGCCATTTTCTCCTGCTTCTCAGCAGTCCTCTCCAGGGCCTGGAACACGGCAGCACCCACCAGCAGGTAGACAAAGTAGCCGGTCACCAGCAAAGCTGTCTGCAGCTTACCACTGCGCATGGCCTTCAGGGTGACTCTGCAGGGGATGGGGAGCGAGAGGTGGGATTGTAAATCCCTCACACTCCTGGGAAGCCTCCCCGGGCAGGAAgagccctcccagctctgctttccacTGGGATCCCGCACTA encodes:
- the LOC140681811 gene encoding potassium channel subfamily K member 16-like: MNTSGSTLSLLVRDPSGKQSWEGSSCPGRLPRSVRDLQSHLSLPIPCRVTLKAMRSGKLQTALLVTGYFVYLLVGAAVFQALERTAEKQEKMAAAQMKEAFLQNFTQLTVVEMEQFMKNLIEAIQNGVYPVGNESQFEESNWDFSNSFFAGTVVSTIGYGTLHPKTAGGQIFCEFLLYLESL